In Uranotaenia lowii strain MFRU-FL chromosome 2, ASM2978415v1, whole genome shotgun sequence, one genomic interval encodes:
- the LOC129745910 gene encoding uncharacterized protein CG3556 — MTQVKLSIFLNVAFLLLTKSFGENTTTSSTSTAQSSIETTISTTAHQQIHTTTHRQIPAAVPQLPQLTPTPQSYPSIVSDIQTSPTESTSATTVTSGFSASTMATLPPPLYISNYSTIPQIPTYPSSPILTKQESTLDTISVDVEIGPGGPDQKESLGIQKAIDWLREKRLPDYSWGNDTHMVILAKELSGARDPTDSDNHIQEISDLENMLSIKQMEIEVLTMVDRHHALPKPVNTDRIAKYILAMGALCKDARHFYGHDLVATLEHHEHDQGQEYEFALTALAVCSSATHVRKRQIRRLLDIASGEVNNVDTIAMVLLALRCIVTDHRHRHLQHFVRRPARGLASLQGPQGSFGSLRSTALAMQALQDLEPDPAGKWNRTAASEWLLSKQRIDGGWTEEPLQDGQDPTIGVGLTADIILALGWKGLGAVRALQCDLVVRESNENGYENGDQKIADPVRLGPTVEEEGPRNVSYTYTLWVGTNETEEYSLDLTSPKNTTFFRAMKQASEIDPRFSFEAREWPNGHYVHTLAGMKEEPKSYHYWLLYRLPERPDTKNPPGNQLIAPLGVDELLVEDGEHYLYWYKKL; from the exons ATGACACAAGTGAAGCTCAGCATCTTCCTAAATGTCGCCTTCCTGCTTCTCACCAAGTCATTTGGTGAAAATACCACAACGAGCAGCACATCAACCGCCCAGAGTTCGATAGAAACTACAATTTCTACAACGGCACATCAACAGATACACACAACGACGCATCGTCAGATCCCAGCAGCGGTTCCACAGCTTCCGCAGCTGACGCCAACTCCCCAGTCCTATCCTAGTATTGTTTCCGATATTCAAACGTCACCCACGGAATCTACTTCAGCAACGACTGTGACCAGCGGATTTTCCGCTTCTACAATGGCCACTCTACCACCCCCACTCTACATATCAAACTACTCCACAATACCGCAGATACCGACCTACCCCTCGTCACCCATTTTAACGAAACAGGAATCGACGCTGGACACAATTTCGGTGGATGTGGAAATCGGGCCGGGTGGGCCGGATCAGAAAGAAAGTCTCGGTATCCAGAAGGCCATCGATTGGTTACGAGAGAAACGGCTTCCCGACTACAGCTGGGGCAACGACACCCACATGGTCATATTGGCCAAGGAACTTTCCGGTGCGCGGGATCCGACGGACAGCGATAACCACATTCAGGAAATTTCCGATCTGGAGAATATGTTGTCGATAAAGCAGATGGAAATCGAGGTACTCACGATGGTCGATCGGCACCACGCGCTTCCCAAACCGGTGAATACGGATCGTATCGCCAAATACATTCTAGCAATGGGCGCTCTGTGCAAAGACGCCCGTCACTTTTACGGGCATGACCTGGTGGCCACTCTGGAACACCATGAACACGATCAAGGCCAAGAGTATGAATTCGCTCTGACAGCTTTGGCAGTGTGCAGCTCGGCAACACATGTTCGAAAGCGCCAAATTCGTCGACTCCTGGACATTGCCAGCGGAGAAGTTAATAATGTCG ATACCATCGCTATGGTCTTGCTGGCACTTCGGTGTATTGTAACCGATCATCGACACCGCCATTTGCAGCATTTTGTGCGACGACCTGCACGGGGCTTGGCCAGCCTTCAGGGACCGCAAGGAAGTTTTGGATCGCTGCGCAGCACAGCACTAGCAATGCAGGCTCTTCAAGATCTGGAACCAGACCCGGCAGGGAAGTGGAACCGCACTGCTGCCTCGGAATGGTTGCTCTCAAAGCAGCGAATCGATGGAGGCTGGACCGAGGAACCTCTGCAAGATGGTCAG GATCCAACAATCGGAGTTGGTCTGACAGCCGATATCATCCTGGCGCTGGGATGGAAGGGTCTGGGAGCAGTTAGAGCCCTTCAGTGTGATTTAGTGGTTCGCGAATCCAATGAGAATGGTTATGAGAACGGAGATCAGAAAATAGCCGACCCGGTTAGATTGGGTCCAACAGTTGAAGAGGAAGGTCCTCGGAATGTGTCCTACACCTATACACTCTGGGTTGGAACCAACGAAACGGAAGAATACTCGTTGGATTTAACTTCTCCTAAAAATACAACATTTTTCCGCGCCATGAAACAAGCGTCGGAAATTGATCCGAG ATTCTCCTTCGAAGCCAGGGAGTGGCCAAATGGACACTACGTGCACACACTGGCTGGCATGAAGGAGGAACCGAAAAG CTACCACTACTGGCTGCTGTATCGATTGCCAGAGCGGCCGGATACGAAGAATCCTCCCGGAAATCAATTGATCGCTCCACTGG gcGTTGACGAACTGCTCGTAGAGGACGGCGAACATTATCTGTACTGgtataaaaaactataa